A window of Grus americana isolate bGruAme1 chromosome 21, bGruAme1.mat, whole genome shotgun sequence contains these coding sequences:
- the PLEKHN1 gene encoding pleckstrin homology domain-containing family N member 1 isoform X2, translating into MGNITCVPQAPGGLRGSFRRKPSLKKEQNGKKKLPSIFGIEGGQERDTTTDKILQYIPGKNIQNQENQKENLDQRFPSLFKKGRRKTVVRNMGKMIYYSKVKFKFQHCQEVNDCFLELFQSYLYFQSMGSSGLTYQGLLPLKELNVCEIENGKSTGQEDHAFRIAGPLLNPLIVFCPTESELKQWLYHLEKQIQLNGGSLGLPFLSQNDWKQSSMGKEELRWSVQNMPVQDWRGTERESLGDVLCVSKVKLQHLPFQEQHDRLLVLYPSTLVIVSEERNSLCFKGELPLNAIQVLFEENEKTSFLIEGRLINSIRVICRSYDDYQEWLYCLKTAQFRNADSSLSGSESFLGSKLPHPGQFAGSGRGSLASDCRTNSWASGGRVPTLTHLSQNSGSLPDGQSFALMPESRVLEEPASPGYSQPLHCLAQANWPSTGLPAQDLRRGGSARKSKGKCMPCGQQLPSQDAERTICSLIPENPNGELLSSVYNEPYSAHSSQHHPAAPPPHLDLSNLSRWSLVRSQPSTASSSLEKPAVPRSPLYADPYTPSSPSARSLAGSSFLEEKRNCQPLPSSHCREVPVAPSYSTPGTSCRLQLRPPADASYLEDVSSLQEEHLGPSLPLPDGNVHAYDIPEASDSAAYHDYAELQSFQSDFSYDNLWEAEAKDLDTLHASPARGQEFYQA; encoded by the exons ATGGGGAACATAACTTGTGTTCCTCAGGCACCTGGGGGGCTCAGAGGCTCTTTCAGAAGGAAGCCTTCGCTGAAGAAAGA acaaaatggcaagaaaaaacTGCCCAGCATTTTTGGTATAGAAGGAGGGCAGGAGAGAGATACGACCACAGACAAAATCCTGCAGTATATTCCAGGAAAG AATATTCAGAAccaggaaaaccagaaagaaaacttgGACCAGAGGTTCCCAAGCCTGTTCAAGAAGGGACGAAGAAAAACGGTTGTCAGGAATATGGGCAAAATGATCTATTACTCCAAAGTCAAGTTTAAGTTCCAGCACTGCCAG GAGGTGAATGACTGCTTCTTGGAGCTGTTCCAGTCTTACTTGTACTTCCAGTCTATGGGCTCCAGTGGACTCACTTATCAG GGACTGCTGCCTTTGAAAGAGCTGAACGTGTGTGAAATTGAGAATGGGAAGAGCACTGGGCAGGAAGATCACGCTTTCCGCATTGCAG GTCCTCTGCTGAATCCCCTTATTGTGTTCTGCCCTACTGAGTCAGAGCTGAAGCAGTGGCTTTATCACCTGGAGAAACAGATCCAGCTAAACGGAGGAAGCCTTGGCTTGCCCTTCCTCTCTCAG AACGACTGGAAGCAGAGCTCcatggggaaggaggagctgcGGTGGTCCGTGCAGAACATGCCTGTCCAGGACTGGAGAGGGACCGAGCGGGAATCCCTAGGCGATGTCCTCTGTGTTTCCAAAGTGAAGCTTCAGCATCTGCCTTTCCAG GAGCAGCATGACCGGCTGTTGGTGCTTTACCCATCCACGCTGGTGATAGTATCTGAAGAGCGCAACAGCCTCTGTTTTAAG GGCGAGCTGCCACTCAACGCCATCCAAGTGCTTTTTGAAGAGAACGAGAAAACCTCCTTTTTAATAGAAG GACGACTAATCAATTCGATCCGGGTGATCTGCCGCAGCTATGATGATTACCAGGAGTGGCTCTACTGTCTCAAAACAGCCCAGTTTCGAAATGCCGACTCCTCCCTCTCTGGATCAGAGAGTTTCTTGGGATCAAAGCTGCCGCACCCCGGCCAG TTTGCCGGCAGCGGGAGAGGGTCGCTCGCTTCGGATTGCCGTACAAACTCCTGGGCGTCGGGAGGGAGAGTGCCCACCTTGACACACCTCTCGCAGAACAGCGGCTCTCTCCCTGATGGACAGTCCTTCGCGCTGATGCCTGAGAGCAGAGTGCTGGAAGAACCCGCCTCCCCCGGCTATTCCCAGCCTCTCCAT TGCCTGGCACAGGCCAACTGGCCAAGCACGGGGCTGCCCGCGCAGGACCTGCGGAGGGGGGGCAGCGCCAGAAAGTCCAAGGGGAAATGCATGCCTTGTggccagcagctgcccagccagGATGCGGAGAGGACCATCTGCAGTCTCATACCCGAAAACCCCAACGGCGAGCTCCTGTCCTCAGTGTACAACGAGCCATACTCCGCACACAGCTCGCAGCATCACCCTGCAGCTCCCCCGCCACACCTGGACCTGAGCAAT CTGAGCAGATGGAGCTTGGTGAGAAGTCAGCCGTCAACAGCTTCCAGCTCCCTGGAGAAGCCGGCCGTGCCCCGCTCCCCCTTGTACGCTGACCCCTATACGCCCAGCTCCCCCAGCGCTCGCAGCCTGGCAGGCTCCAGCTTCCTGGAAGAG aagaggaactgccagcccctgcccagcagtCACTGCAGAGAGGTACCTGTGGCTCCAAGTTACAGCACCCCCGGCACCTCATGCCGTCTCCAGCTGCGTCCTCCTGCTGATGCTTCTTATCTTGAAGAT gtCTCTTCTCTGCAAGAGGAACATCTGGGCCCTTCATTGCCACTACCAG atgGGAATGTCCACGCTTACGACATTCCAGAGGCCAGCGACTCAGCAGCCTACCATGACTATGCCGAGCTCCAGAGCTTCCAGAGCGACTTCAGCTACGACAACCTGTGGGAAGCCGAGGCGAAGGACCTGGACACCCTGCATGCCTCTCCAGCACGTGGCCAGGAGTTTTACCAGGCCTGA
- the PLEKHN1 gene encoding pleckstrin homology domain-containing family N member 1 isoform X1 has protein sequence MGNITCVPQAPGGLRGSFRRKPSLKKEQNGKKKLPSIFGIEGGQERDTTTDKILQYIPGKNIQNQENQKENLDQRFPSLFKKGRRKTVVRNMGKMIYYSKVKFKFQHCQEVNDCFLELFQSYLYFQSMGSSGLTYQGLLPLKELNVCEIENGKSTGQEDHAFRIAGPLLNPLIVFCPTESELKQWLYHLEKQIQLNGGSLGLPFLSQNDWKQSSMGKEELRWSVQNMPVQDWRGTERESLGDVLCVSKVKLQHLPFQEQHDRLLVLYPSTLVIVSEERNSLCFKGELPLNAIQVLFEENEKTSFLIEGRLINSIRVICRSYDDYQEWLYCLKTAQFRNADSSLSGSESFLGSKLPHPGQFAGSGRGSLASDCRTNSWASGGRVPTLTHLSQNSGSLPDGQSFALMPESRVLEEPASPGYSQPLHCLAQANWPSTGLPAQDLRRGGSARKSKGKCMPCGQQLPSQDAERTICSLIPENPNGELLSSVYNEPYSAHSSQHHPAAPPPHLDLSNLSRWSLVRSQPSTASSSLEKPAVPRSPLYADPYTPSSPSARSLAGSSFLEEFLQCHGQTSSAQANGCPAMPVPQQLSLQKRNCQPLPSSHCREVPVAPSYSTPGTSCRLQLRPPADASYLEDVSSLQEEHLGPSLPLPDGNVHAYDIPEASDSAAYHDYAELQSFQSDFSYDNLWEAEAKDLDTLHASPARGQEFYQA, from the exons ATGGGGAACATAACTTGTGTTCCTCAGGCACCTGGGGGGCTCAGAGGCTCTTTCAGAAGGAAGCCTTCGCTGAAGAAAGA acaaaatggcaagaaaaaacTGCCCAGCATTTTTGGTATAGAAGGAGGGCAGGAGAGAGATACGACCACAGACAAAATCCTGCAGTATATTCCAGGAAAG AATATTCAGAAccaggaaaaccagaaagaaaacttgGACCAGAGGTTCCCAAGCCTGTTCAAGAAGGGACGAAGAAAAACGGTTGTCAGGAATATGGGCAAAATGATCTATTACTCCAAAGTCAAGTTTAAGTTCCAGCACTGCCAG GAGGTGAATGACTGCTTCTTGGAGCTGTTCCAGTCTTACTTGTACTTCCAGTCTATGGGCTCCAGTGGACTCACTTATCAG GGACTGCTGCCTTTGAAAGAGCTGAACGTGTGTGAAATTGAGAATGGGAAGAGCACTGGGCAGGAAGATCACGCTTTCCGCATTGCAG GTCCTCTGCTGAATCCCCTTATTGTGTTCTGCCCTACTGAGTCAGAGCTGAAGCAGTGGCTTTATCACCTGGAGAAACAGATCCAGCTAAACGGAGGAAGCCTTGGCTTGCCCTTCCTCTCTCAG AACGACTGGAAGCAGAGCTCcatggggaaggaggagctgcGGTGGTCCGTGCAGAACATGCCTGTCCAGGACTGGAGAGGGACCGAGCGGGAATCCCTAGGCGATGTCCTCTGTGTTTCCAAAGTGAAGCTTCAGCATCTGCCTTTCCAG GAGCAGCATGACCGGCTGTTGGTGCTTTACCCATCCACGCTGGTGATAGTATCTGAAGAGCGCAACAGCCTCTGTTTTAAG GGCGAGCTGCCACTCAACGCCATCCAAGTGCTTTTTGAAGAGAACGAGAAAACCTCCTTTTTAATAGAAG GACGACTAATCAATTCGATCCGGGTGATCTGCCGCAGCTATGATGATTACCAGGAGTGGCTCTACTGTCTCAAAACAGCCCAGTTTCGAAATGCCGACTCCTCCCTCTCTGGATCAGAGAGTTTCTTGGGATCAAAGCTGCCGCACCCCGGCCAG TTTGCCGGCAGCGGGAGAGGGTCGCTCGCTTCGGATTGCCGTACAAACTCCTGGGCGTCGGGAGGGAGAGTGCCCACCTTGACACACCTCTCGCAGAACAGCGGCTCTCTCCCTGATGGACAGTCCTTCGCGCTGATGCCTGAGAGCAGAGTGCTGGAAGAACCCGCCTCCCCCGGCTATTCCCAGCCTCTCCAT TGCCTGGCACAGGCCAACTGGCCAAGCACGGGGCTGCCCGCGCAGGACCTGCGGAGGGGGGGCAGCGCCAGAAAGTCCAAGGGGAAATGCATGCCTTGTggccagcagctgcccagccagGATGCGGAGAGGACCATCTGCAGTCTCATACCCGAAAACCCCAACGGCGAGCTCCTGTCCTCAGTGTACAACGAGCCATACTCCGCACACAGCTCGCAGCATCACCCTGCAGCTCCCCCGCCACACCTGGACCTGAGCAAT CTGAGCAGATGGAGCTTGGTGAGAAGTCAGCCGTCAACAGCTTCCAGCTCCCTGGAGAAGCCGGCCGTGCCCCGCTCCCCCTTGTACGCTGACCCCTATACGCCCAGCTCCCCCAGCGCTCGCAGCCTGGCAGGCTCCAGCTTCCTGGAAGAG TTCTTGCAGTGTCACGGACAGACGAGTTCAGCACAGGCGAACGGATGCCCAGCCATGCCGGTACCCCAGCAActctctctgcagaagaggaactgccagcccctgcccagcagtCACTGCAGAGAGGTACCTGTGGCTCCAAGTTACAGCACCCCCGGCACCTCATGCCGTCTCCAGCTGCGTCCTCCTGCTGATGCTTCTTATCTTGAAGAT gtCTCTTCTCTGCAAGAGGAACATCTGGGCCCTTCATTGCCACTACCAG atgGGAATGTCCACGCTTACGACATTCCAGAGGCCAGCGACTCAGCAGCCTACCATGACTATGCCGAGCTCCAGAGCTTCCAGAGCGACTTCAGCTACGACAACCTGTGGGAAGCCGAGGCGAAGGACCTGGACACCCTGCATGCCTCTCCAGCACGTGGCCAGGAGTTTTACCAGGCCTGA